GGTGGAGTGAGTGGCTCCAGCCGCTCCAGCCTCTCTTCAGCACCTTTGACGTCATGGATATCTGAGACAAAGCGCTGCATCCTGGGGGGCAGCACCAACCTAAGgtgcagcctggagcctgcatctgCCTCAGAGGCGCGCCTGATGCCTGATGCCACTGAGACGCTGAAGGTCTCTGCCCCAATTGCCGCCATACGGGGCGGCTCAATGACCACACTGTATGGTGGGGGCTCCCCTACTGTTGAGGGCACTGTGCCTGAATTGGAGGTGATCGTCCAGACTGTTGGGGCTGGTGTCATTGTCACCACCTCCTCGTAGGCTGGAGCTTCGTAGGCAGCATTCACCCTACACACAAAAGATAGGGATATTGACTAAATAGGTCATCGTGATGTTTATACTCT
The DNA window shown above is from Trachemys scripta elegans isolate TJP31775 chromosome 1, CAS_Tse_1.0, whole genome shotgun sequence and carries:
- the TMEM139 gene encoding transmembrane protein 139, with the translated sequence MWVESHWRGIRQALLFVFTATLLIGVTMLAISSNINPVGFFFLGVGGVCLIGYLLSVFVECFLKHRHPQDTNQAATRRQSQAGVNAAYEAPAYEEVVTMTPAPTVWTITSNSGTVPSTVGEPPPYSVVIEPPRMAAIGAETFSVSVASGIRRASEADAGSRLHLRLVLPPRMQRFVSDIHDVKGAEERLERLEPLTPPPAYESPTDDDVFAEAFQPSRQ